Proteins from a genomic interval of Brucella intermedia LMG 3301:
- a CDS encoding DMT family transporter, protein MNTGSVSSRPLAGIALACGGYACFALQDAMVKWLVATYQVPQILFMRSLVIVLITGVLIRYHRHPSIFKSPYRNTIVLRAGLMLGAWLLFYNAARHLELAELTTLYFSAPIMVMFLSILVLKEKIGPGRWIACAIGFIGVTVAANPTHSPNLIPAAMCIVAGFCWAWSTILIRLVSRSETTMTQMYATSLLFGLACALSFPWTWQEPDLSGWVLMICLGLVSTLGQFLLYEGFRHAPASALAPVEYSGLIWAFIYGYLIWAEVPATNVFAGAFLIVLASLLLIAWEQRQANLRKRRAPC, encoded by the coding sequence ATGAATACCGGGTCAGTCAGTTCAAGACCGCTTGCAGGCATTGCCCTTGCTTGCGGCGGCTACGCTTGTTTTGCCCTTCAGGATGCAATGGTGAAATGGCTCGTCGCGACCTATCAGGTGCCGCAGATCTTGTTCATGCGCAGCCTGGTGATCGTGCTCATCACGGGCGTGCTGATCCGCTATCACCGCCATCCGTCGATTTTCAAAAGCCCTTATCGCAACACCATCGTGCTCCGCGCGGGCCTGATGCTCGGCGCGTGGTTGCTGTTCTACAATGCGGCTCGCCATCTCGAGCTTGCAGAACTGACCACGCTCTATTTCTCCGCGCCGATCATGGTCATGTTCCTGTCGATCCTCGTGCTGAAAGAGAAGATCGGGCCGGGGCGGTGGATCGCCTGCGCCATCGGTTTCATCGGCGTGACCGTGGCTGCGAACCCGACCCATTCGCCCAATCTCATTCCCGCCGCCATGTGCATCGTTGCAGGCTTCTGCTGGGCATGGAGCACGATCCTGATCCGGCTTGTCAGCCGCAGCGAAACCACGATGACGCAGATGTATGCGACCAGCCTGCTGTTCGGTCTGGCCTGCGCGCTTTCCTTTCCATGGACCTGGCAGGAGCCCGACCTTTCCGGCTGGGTGCTGATGATCTGTCTCGGGCTGGTGTCCACGCTCGGCCAGTTCCTTCTTTACGAAGGGTTTCGCCACGCACCAGCCTCCGCGCTGGCGCCGGTGGAATATAGCGGACTGATCTGGGCCTTTATCTATGGCTATCTGATCTGGGCGGAAGTTCCGGCAACAAATGTCTTTGCCGGTGCATTCCTGATCGTGCTGGCGAGCCTGCTGCTTATCGCCTGGGAACAGCGTCAGGCGAATTTGCGCAAGCGCCGCGCTCCCTGTTGA
- a CDS encoding PACE efflux transporter: MRSFMDRVRHAMMFEIIGLAIFIPGSAFILDKPAAEMGVIGIVSATTATVWNFLFNLGFDKAMLRFTGSVSKSMIVRVLHAILFEGGLVVLLIPFIAWYLGISLVAALVMDIAIVVFYLVYAFVFNIAYDKLFPLPVGQAAHAV; the protein is encoded by the coding sequence ATGCGCAGTTTTATGGACCGTGTCCGCCATGCAATGATGTTTGAAATCATCGGTCTGGCGATCTTCATACCCGGTTCGGCCTTCATTCTGGACAAGCCTGCGGCAGAGATGGGCGTCATCGGCATTGTTTCGGCTACCACCGCGACCGTGTGGAATTTTCTGTTCAATCTGGGCTTCGACAAGGCGATGCTGCGCTTCACCGGCAGCGTCAGCAAGAGCATGATTGTCCGGGTGCTGCACGCGATCCTCTTCGAGGGCGGGTTGGTCGTGCTCCTGATCCCGTTCATCGCGTGGTATCTGGGAATTTCGCTGGTAGCCGCGCTTGTGATGGATATAGCGATTGTCGTCTTCTATCTGGTCTATGCGTTTGTATTCAATATCGCATATGACAAGCTGTTCCCCTTGCCTGTCGGTCAGGCCGCGCACGCGGTTTGA
- a CDS encoding LysR family transcriptional regulator: MSIELEQLEAFVASADHGSFSAAARHLRKAQSAISTLVSSLEDDLDVKLFSRASRNPMLTEAGARLLPEARLLLARREHLVSVARNFGDHVETRLVVAIDELYPEPAIATLFAAFAQEFPHVELELKFPPSTAISGLVLDGKADLGVMWRAEQMPDELGFHTIGWVPLVLVCGRTHPLAQTAVSWEDLRSFRQIMARKHSDTAESQRLRVGADVWWVESHWVILQILTRGIGWAFIPEHILKDSPLAPELVIPRLQFDEGAHPVALELIWNKRRRRGPAAQWLQQRFAKSRF, encoded by the coding sequence ATGAGCATTGAACTGGAGCAACTCGAAGCTTTTGTGGCCTCCGCGGACCACGGCTCGTTCTCGGCTGCCGCACGGCACCTGCGCAAGGCGCAGTCCGCAATCAGCACGCTGGTTTCCTCGCTGGAAGACGATCTCGACGTCAAGCTGTTCAGCCGGGCTTCCCGCAATCCGATGCTGACGGAGGCCGGAGCGCGGCTGTTGCCGGAAGCGCGCCTGCTGCTTGCCCGGCGGGAGCACCTGGTTTCAGTCGCCAGAAATTTCGGCGATCACGTTGAAACCCGTCTCGTCGTCGCGATAGACGAGCTTTATCCTGAGCCCGCCATCGCCACGCTGTTTGCCGCTTTCGCGCAGGAATTTCCGCATGTCGAGCTGGAACTGAAATTCCCGCCTTCGACCGCGATAAGCGGGCTTGTGCTGGACGGAAAGGCGGACCTCGGGGTCATGTGGCGCGCCGAACAGATGCCGGATGAACTTGGCTTCCATACAATCGGCTGGGTGCCTCTGGTGCTGGTCTGCGGACGCACGCACCCGCTGGCGCAAACAGCGGTCAGTTGGGAAGATCTGCGTTCGTTTCGCCAGATCATGGCGCGAAAGCACAGCGATACGGCTGAAAGCCAGCGCCTGCGGGTCGGCGCGGATGTTTGGTGGGTGGAAAGCCACTGGGTCATCCTGCAAATTCTCACGCGAGGGATCGGCTGGGCGTTCATTCCCGAACATATACTGAAGGACTCGCCGCTGGCGCCGGAACTCGTCATTCCCCGGTTACAGTTCGACGAGGGCGCACATCCGGTCGCCTTGGAACTGATCTGGAACAAGCGGCGGCGACGGGGGCCTGCCGCCCAGTGGCTGCAGCAACGTTTTGCAAAGAGCCGTTTCTGA
- a CDS encoding peptide ABC transporter substrate-binding protein has translation MYLRFVLASACWLSLAGAASAEIVLNRDSGSDPSSLDQHRTTTAQEGALLRDLYEGLVTEDGKGELIPGVAQSWDISSDGLTYTFRLRENAKWSSGDPVTAGDFEYSLRRIMDPKTGAGYASILYPIKNAREINTGKLPVDQLGVQALDDHTLKITLASPTPYFLPILAHQTALPLNRKAVEKYGDKFTMAGNMVSNGAYTLVSFTPNAQIVMKKNPYFWDAGSVRIDVVNWVPFEEPASCMRRFEAGELQICGTVAAEQMDYIKANLGKNLRVAPYFGIYFVSVKGEPDGKLRDPRVRQAISMAIDRNFLASEIRRGMMVPGYSMVPPGTQNYVADVPRLEYKDQDILDREDRARQLLAEAGVTPGSLSVKLRYATSINNKNSMIAIADMLKNIGIEASQDEVESTTYFNYLHEKGMYDFAYQAWIGDYNDPYSFLSLFTTGNSFNISDWSNKDYDALITRSETMTDAKARAETLAEAERILLKEVPVIPLLYPLSQALVSERVEGYSDNLTNVHATRWLSLKTQ, from the coding sequence ATGTATCTACGTTTCGTTCTTGCAAGCGCTTGCTGGCTTTCCTTGGCTGGTGCCGCATCGGCTGAAATCGTGCTTAACCGCGACAGCGGCAGCGATCCGTCATCGCTGGATCAGCATCGGACAACAACGGCGCAGGAAGGCGCCCTGCTGCGTGATCTTTACGAAGGGCTCGTCACGGAAGACGGCAAGGGAGAGCTGATACCCGGCGTTGCGCAGTCCTGGGATATTTCGTCCGATGGACTGACCTATACGTTCCGCCTGCGGGAAAACGCGAAATGGTCGAGTGGCGACCCGGTCACGGCTGGAGATTTCGAATATTCGTTACGCCGCATCATGGACCCGAAAACCGGTGCTGGTTACGCCAGCATCCTCTATCCGATCAAAAATGCGCGGGAAATCAATACGGGCAAACTGCCGGTCGATCAGCTGGGCGTCCAGGCGCTGGACGATCATACGCTGAAAATCACACTGGCCTCCCCCACCCCTTATTTCCTTCCCATACTGGCCCATCAAACGGCCTTGCCGCTCAACCGGAAAGCGGTCGAGAAATACGGCGACAAGTTCACCATGGCCGGAAACATGGTGTCGAACGGTGCCTACACATTGGTGAGCTTCACGCCGAACGCCCAGATCGTCATGAAAAAGAACCCGTATTTCTGGGATGCCGGAAGCGTCAGGATCGATGTGGTGAACTGGGTTCCGTTTGAGGAGCCTGCCTCGTGCATGCGCCGCTTTGAAGCCGGCGAGTTACAGATTTGTGGCACGGTTGCTGCCGAGCAGATGGACTATATCAAGGCAAATCTGGGAAAGAATCTGCGCGTCGCCCCCTATTTCGGCATCTATTTTGTCAGCGTCAAAGGCGAACCGGATGGCAAGTTGCGCGATCCACGGGTGCGTCAGGCCATCTCGATGGCAATCGATCGCAATTTTCTGGCCAGTGAAATCAGGCGCGGAATGATGGTGCCCGGCTATTCGATGGTGCCTCCCGGCACCCAAAACTATGTCGCGGATGTGCCACGTCTGGAATATAAGGACCAGGATATTCTTGATCGCGAAGACAGGGCGAGACAATTGCTGGCGGAGGCAGGCGTCACGCCGGGCAGCCTTTCGGTCAAGCTGCGTTATGCCACCTCGATCAATAACAAGAACTCAATGATCGCCATTGCCGACATGCTCAAGAATATCGGCATAGAGGCGTCGCAGGATGAAGTCGAAAGCACGACCTATTTCAACTATTTGCACGAAAAGGGCATGTATGATTTTGCCTATCAGGCGTGGATTGGTGATTACAACGATCCCTATTCCTTCCTGAGCCTGTTCACCACCGGCAATTCCTTCAATATATCCGACTGGTCGAACAAGGATTACGATGCCCTCATCACCCGGTCGGAAACCATGACCGACGCCAAGGCGCGGGCGGAAACGCTTGCCGAGGCCGAGCGCATCCTGTTGAAAGAAGTGCCGGTCATTCCCCTGCTCTACCCCTTGTCGCAAGCGCTCGTATCGGAACGGGTCGAAGGTTATAGCGACAATCTGACGAACGTGCACGCAACCCGCTGGCTGTCCCTCAAGACCCAATGA
- a CDS encoding porin, with amino-acid sequence MRFTLLSMSSIATLSSLSVAYGADNIVAPEPDAAQYVRVCDTYGAGYFYIPGTETCLRVHGYVRYLMQGGDDVYGRGFTDKDGAPYLQRSTKRDTWDISTRFTLRASTASETELGTLKTYAETRFEWSNGADSSSTGSLRVAYVDLGGLRVGLDYSVFTSFVGYLGDVFNDDVIPAGGARTAAISYTYTGKDGWSAVLALEQGNNKDTDHDYGYDGTISDYAPHVVGGVKYSKDWGAIIAVAAYDARNEEWAGKLRGNLNITDKLSLWAMGAYKSNKDSYMDVKGEDGQVAGQVRAINSFYGQWGGDWAVWGGGAYKMSNKTVFNAELSYDGVNTFYTTANVAYEMVPGFTVTPEISYVRWRDKKSVLNGTDAWQGLIMLQRTF; translated from the coding sequence ATGAGATTTACTTTATTATCGATGAGTTCCATTGCGACTCTGAGCAGCCTTTCCGTGGCATATGGTGCGGACAACATAGTCGCACCCGAGCCGGACGCAGCACAATATGTCAGGGTCTGCGATACCTATGGCGCTGGGTATTTCTACATACCCGGCACCGAAACCTGCCTGCGGGTGCATGGCTATGTCCGCTATCTCATGCAGGGCGGCGATGATGTCTATGGCCGCGGCTTTACCGACAAGGACGGTGCGCCATATCTGCAACGCTCCACCAAGCGCGACACCTGGGATATTTCCACACGCTTCACGCTTCGCGCCAGCACAGCATCCGAGACGGAGTTGGGTACGCTCAAAACCTATGCGGAAACCCGTTTCGAATGGAGCAATGGCGCGGATTCCAGCTCCACCGGGTCGTTGCGCGTTGCATATGTGGATTTGGGCGGGCTGCGTGTCGGTCTTGATTATTCGGTCTTCACATCTTTCGTCGGCTATCTTGGCGACGTCTTCAACGACGATGTTATCCCGGCTGGCGGCGCACGCACAGCCGCGATCAGTTATACCTATACCGGCAAAGATGGCTGGTCGGCTGTCCTGGCGCTCGAACAGGGCAACAATAAGGACACCGATCATGATTACGGCTATGACGGCACCATAAGCGACTACGCCCCGCATGTCGTTGGCGGCGTGAAATACTCCAAGGACTGGGGCGCCATCATCGCAGTCGCCGCCTATGATGCCCGCAACGAAGAATGGGCGGGCAAGCTGCGCGGCAATCTCAACATTACCGACAAGCTGTCCCTTTGGGCCATGGGAGCCTACAAGTCCAACAAGGACAGCTATATGGACGTCAAGGGCGAGGACGGACAGGTCGCGGGGCAGGTTCGCGCGATCAACAGTTTCTACGGCCAATGGGGTGGCGATTGGGCCGTCTGGGGCGGCGGCGCCTACAAGATGTCCAACAAGACCGTATTCAATGCCGAGCTTTCCTATGACGGCGTGAATACGTTCTACACGACCGCAAATGTCGCTTACGAAATGGTTCCGGGCTTCACGGTCACGCCGGAGATTTCTTATGTGCGGTGGCGCGACAAGAAGTCGGTCCTCAACGGGACAGACGCCTGGCAAGGCTTGATCATGCTGCAGCGGACATTCTGA
- a CDS encoding peptide ABC transporter substrate-binding protein: MYRKFLLTGVCLLALAGAASAEAVLNRGNDTDPATLDHHRTSTVSEGNVLRDLYDGLTIQDAKGEAIPGVAKSWDISEDGTVYTFHLRDNAKWSNGDPVTAGDFQFTFRRLMDPKTAAGYASMLFVIKNAEDIAGGKKPTDQLGVEAVDDHTLKVTLNSPAPYFLELLTHQTGFPLHQKSVEANGDKFTTPGKMVTNGAYMLESFTPNDKIVMKKNPHYYEADQVKIDTINWIPFEDRASCMRRFEAKEVQICSDVPAEQMDYVKKNLSKEFRLAPYLGVYYLPVKGKTADSKLKDPRVRQAISLAIDRDFIADQVWQGTMLPGYSMVPPHIANYVEDAPRLKYSDDMLEREDKAKELLKEAGVEPNTLSVELRYNTSENNKNTMAAIADQLGNIGIKASLNETEGATYFNYMRDDGPFDIARAAWIGDYNDPQNFLYISQSDVSFNYSKVKNADYDALMEKAAKTLDLKERAKTLAEAEQLKLDELSNIPILYYSSRALVSDKVEGWTDNLMDVHKTRWLSLKQ, encoded by the coding sequence ATGTATCGTAAATTTCTACTGACAGGTGTATGTCTTCTGGCGCTGGCCGGTGCTGCTTCAGCCGAAGCCGTTCTCAATCGCGGCAACGACACCGACCCGGCGACGCTGGACCATCACCGCACCTCGACTGTGTCCGAAGGCAATGTTCTGCGCGACCTTTATGACGGCCTGACCATTCAGGACGCCAAGGGCGAGGCAATTCCCGGTGTGGCGAAATCCTGGGATATTTCCGAAGACGGCACGGTCTACACCTTCCATCTGCGCGACAATGCGAAATGGTCGAACGGCGACCCGGTTACCGCCGGCGATTTCCAGTTCACCTTCCGCCGCCTGATGGACCCGAAGACAGCCGCCGGTTATGCCAGCATGCTGTTCGTCATCAAGAATGCCGAAGACATTGCCGGCGGCAAGAAGCCGACCGACCAGCTCGGCGTCGAAGCCGTCGACGATCATACGCTCAAGGTGACCTTGAACTCCCCTGCTCCGTATTTCCTTGAGCTTCTGACCCACCAGACCGGCTTCCCGCTGCACCAGAAGAGCGTCGAGGCCAATGGCGACAAGTTCACCACGCCCGGCAAGATGGTGACGAACGGCGCCTATATGCTGGAAAGCTTCACCCCGAACGACAAGATCGTGATGAAGAAGAACCCGCATTACTACGAAGCGGATCAGGTGAAGATCGATACGATCAACTGGATACCGTTCGAGGACCGCGCAAGCTGCATGCGCCGTTTCGAGGCGAAGGAAGTGCAGATCTGCTCCGACGTTCCGGCCGAGCAGATGGACTATGTGAAGAAGAACCTTTCCAAGGAATTCCGCCTGGCGCCTTATCTCGGCGTCTACTATCTGCCGGTGAAGGGCAAGACCGCCGACAGCAAGCTGAAGGACCCGCGCGTCCGTCAGGCCATTTCGCTGGCCATTGACCGTGATTTCATCGCCGATCAGGTCTGGCAGGGCACGATGCTGCCGGGCTATTCGATGGTTCCTCCCCATATCGCCAATTATGTTGAGGATGCGCCAAGGCTGAAATATTCCGACGATATGCTGGAGCGTGAAGACAAGGCCAAGGAACTGTTGAAGGAAGCAGGCGTCGAACCGAATACGCTCTCGGTCGAACTGCGTTATAACACCTCGGAAAACAACAAGAACACCATGGCTGCCATCGCCGACCAGCTTGGCAATATCGGCATCAAGGCTTCGCTCAACGAAACCGAAGGCGCGACCTATTTCAACTACATGCGTGACGATGGTCCGTTCGATATTGCCCGTGCTGCCTGGATCGGCGACTACAACGATCCGCAGAACTTCCTCTACATCAGCCAGAGCGACGTGAGCTTCAACTATTCAAAGGTGAAGAACGCCGATTATGATGCGTTGATGGAAAAGGCGGCAAAAACCCTTGATCTCAAGGAACGCGCCAAGACGCTTGCCGAAGCCGAACAGCTGAAGCTCGATGAACTGAGCAATATTCCGATCCTCTATTATTCATCGCGCGCCCTTGTTTCGGACAAGGTCGAGGGTTGGACCGACAACCTGATGGATGTCCACAAGACGCGCTGGCTTTCCTTAAAACAATAA
- a CDS encoding peptide ABC transporter substrate-binding protein, which yields MVRGILMTGVCLMALAGAASAETVLNRGNDTDPATLDQQHTTTVSENRVLRDLYEGLLVQNEKGEAIPGAASSWDISEDGLIYTFHMRENAKWSNGDPVTAGDFEFTFHRIMDPKTAAGYASVLYAIKNAEEVATGKMPLDQLGVKALDDKTLQITLKNPAPYFLELLTHQTGFPLNRKAVEKFGDKFTLPGNLVTNGAYTLVSFNPNDKISMKKNPNYWDASNVKIDAANWIPFEDRASCMRRFEAKEVDICSDVPAEQMDYVKKNLSGQFRLAPYLGIYYIDIKGEPSSKLRDPRVRRAISMAIDRDFLADEVWRGVMLPASSMVPPGIVNYVKDAPKLDFADADVLDREDKAKTLLKEAGVEPGSLSVTLRYNTSENHKNTMAAIANMLGNIGIKATLNEVEGTTFYNYLQEKGMFDITRDGWIGDYNDPNSFLELYTTGNYFNYAEWSNKDYDALMAKSATTTNLADRANILADAEKILLSEGSVVPLMYYSSTALVADRVQGYENNLMNSHGTRWLSLKN from the coding sequence ATGGTTCGCGGAATTTTGATGACAGGCGTTTGCCTGATGGCGCTGGCAGGTGCCGCATCGGCAGAAACAGTGCTCAACCGGGGCAACGATACCGATCCCGCCACGCTGGACCAGCAACACACGACCACAGTTTCGGAAAACCGTGTCCTGCGCGACCTTTATGAAGGTCTGCTTGTGCAAAATGAGAAGGGCGAGGCCATTCCCGGCGCCGCATCCTCATGGGACATCTCCGAAGACGGCCTCATCTACACGTTCCACATGCGTGAGAACGCCAAGTGGTCGAATGGCGACCCCGTCACCGCTGGCGATTTCGAGTTCACTTTCCACCGCATCATGGACCCGAAAACCGCCGCGGGATATGCCAGCGTCCTATATGCCATCAAGAATGCCGAGGAAGTCGCTACCGGCAAGATGCCGCTGGACCAGTTGGGCGTGAAGGCGCTTGACGACAAAACATTGCAGATCACGCTCAAGAACCCTGCCCCTTATTTTCTGGAACTGCTCACCCACCAGACCGGTTTTCCGCTCAACCGGAAAGCGGTCGAGAAGTTCGGGGACAAGTTCACCCTGCCCGGCAATCTCGTAACCAATGGCGCCTATACGCTTGTCAGCTTCAATCCCAATGATAAGATTTCCATGAAGAAGAACCCCAACTACTGGGATGCTTCCAATGTGAAGATCGATGCAGCGAACTGGATACCGTTTGAAGACCGTGCAAGCTGCATGCGCCGTTTTGAAGCGAAGGAAGTCGATATCTGTTCCGATGTTCCGGCCGAGCAGATGGACTATGTGAAGAAGAACCTGAGCGGCCAGTTCCGCCTCGCCCCCTATCTCGGGATCTATTATATCGACATCAAGGGCGAGCCGTCGAGTAAGCTGCGCGATCCGCGTGTGCGCCGGGCCATTTCCATGGCTATCGATCGTGATTTCCTCGCCGATGAAGTCTGGCGCGGCGTCATGCTCCCAGCCAGTTCCATGGTGCCGCCCGGCATCGTGAATTACGTGAAGGACGCTCCGAAGCTGGATTTCGCCGATGCGGACGTTCTGGACCGTGAGGACAAGGCCAAAACGCTGCTGAAGGAAGCCGGTGTCGAGCCCGGAAGCCTTTCGGTGACCTTGCGCTACAACACTTCGGAAAACCACAAGAATACCATGGCGGCCATCGCCAATATGCTGGGCAATATCGGTATCAAGGCCACGCTCAACGAGGTCGAGGGTACGACCTTCTACAACTACCTTCAGGAAAAGGGGATGTTCGACATTACCCGCGACGGTTGGATCGGCGATTACAATGATCCGAATTCGTTCCTGGAGCTTTATACCACCGGCAATTATTTCAATTACGCCGAATGGTCGAACAAGGATTACGACGCGCTGATGGCGAAATCCGCCACGACGACCAATCTCGCTGACCGGGCAAACATTCTCGCAGACGCAGAGAAAATCCTCCTCAGCGAGGGGTCGGTCGTTCCGCTGATGTATTATTCGTCCACCGCGCTCGTTGCCGACCGTGTTCAGGGTTATGAAAACAACCTTATGAATTCGCACGGCACCCGCTGGCTATCCTTGAAGAACTGA
- a CDS encoding ABC transporter permease, with protein sequence MLGYTLRRLGSAIPTIFIIITLTFFAIRLAPGGPFDLERPIDPLILENLKKAYNMDAPLWQQYLIYLGNLLHGDLGPSFTRRDFSVNDLFASGLPVSIVLGTLGLTLAAIIGTFLGTLAALKQNSTIDYFVVALATFGITTPNFVVAPLLSLLFGVILGWVPAGGWSSANITYWILPVLTLALPQVGVIARLVRGATIEALRANHVRTARAYGLPSRVVVGVHALRAAMLPAVSYLGPTAAGLLTGSVVVETIFGIPGIGRYFVQGALSRDYTLVMGTVVVISIFIVVFNLIVDLLYAWLDPRVRYD encoded by the coding sequence ATGCTGGGCTATACGCTCCGACGATTGGGTAGTGCGATACCCACGATATTCATCATCATCACGCTGACATTCTTTGCGATCCGGCTGGCACCCGGCGGACCTTTCGACCTTGAAAGGCCCATCGACCCCCTGATCCTGGAAAACCTCAAGAAGGCCTATAATATGGATGCGCCGCTGTGGCAGCAGTATCTGATTTATCTGGGCAATCTTTTGCATGGCGATCTTGGACCGAGCTTCACGCGCCGCGACTTCTCCGTGAATGATCTTTTCGCTTCCGGCCTGCCGGTATCGATCGTTCTCGGCACGCTTGGCCTGACGCTTGCGGCAATCATCGGAACGTTTCTCGGCACGCTTGCAGCCCTGAAGCAGAACTCGACCATCGACTATTTCGTCGTGGCGCTCGCCACATTCGGCATCACCACGCCGAACTTCGTCGTGGCCCCTCTTCTCAGCCTTCTGTTCGGTGTCATCCTCGGCTGGGTTCCGGCGGGCGGCTGGTCCTCGGCCAATATAACCTACTGGATATTGCCGGTCCTTACCCTGGCACTGCCGCAGGTGGGCGTCATTGCGCGTCTCGTGCGTGGCGCAACGATCGAGGCGCTGCGCGCCAACCACGTTCGGACGGCGCGCGCCTATGGCCTGCCTTCCCGCGTGGTTGTCGGCGTGCACGCCTTGCGCGCCGCCATGCTTCCCGCCGTTTCCTATCTCGGCCCCACCGCCGCCGGCCTTCTCACCGGTTCGGTCGTGGTCGAGACGATCTTCGGCATCCCCGGCATCGGTCGTTACTTCGTGCAGGGCGCGCTCAGCCGCGATTACACCCTCGTCATGGGAACCGTTGTCGTCATTTCGATCTTCATCGTGGTTTTCAACCTGATCGTCGATCTTCTCTATGCATGGCTTGATCCGAGGGTTCGCTATGACTGA
- a CDS encoding ABC transporter permease: protein MTDLSVPTETARLEVPSRSLWQDAWLRLRKNRAAAASAIALLVMAFLGVFGPMLSPHPYDKIYPQFVRVAPSLEAYPRADTIMPGLERELARARLKAAGEPELTGNNVVVNFTSQRPTDDRVLRYFQRSDLFSNPKIDIASDGLSGKLTLDVTRNYFLLGTDNLGRDLMTRIFVGVRMSLAIGLLASAMSLILGVSFGAISGYLGGRIDNVMMRFVDIIYSLPFIFFVILMLVFFGRSIFIIFIAIGATEWLDMARIVRGQTLSLKRQEFVQAAEALGATRSGVITRHIIPNALGPVIVFVTLLVPKAILLESLLSFLGLGVQDPLTSLGLLISEGAQNMRGASWLLIWPAITLTTILFALNFLGDGLRDSLDPKDR, encoded by the coding sequence ATGACTGATCTTTCCGTTCCGACCGAAACAGCCCGGCTGGAAGTTCCAAGCCGCTCCCTCTGGCAGGATGCATGGCTGCGCCTGCGCAAGAACAGGGCCGCCGCGGCGAGCGCCATCGCCCTTCTCGTGATGGCTTTTCTGGGCGTGTTCGGCCCCATGCTGAGCCCGCATCCCTATGACAAGATCTATCCGCAGTTCGTGCGCGTGGCTCCGAGCCTCGAAGCCTATCCGCGCGCGGATACGATCATGCCGGGCCTTGAACGCGAACTGGCCCGTGCACGGCTGAAAGCCGCTGGCGAACCGGAATTGACCGGCAACAATGTCGTTGTCAATTTCACCTCACAGCGCCCGACAGATGACCGCGTGCTGCGTTATTTCCAGCGTTCCGACCTGTTCAGCAATCCCAAGATCGATATCGCGTCCGATGGGTTGTCGGGCAAGCTCACCCTCGACGTGACGCGCAACTATTTCCTGCTCGGCACCGATAATCTGGGCCGCGATCTGATGACCCGCATCTTCGTCGGCGTTCGCATGTCGCTCGCCATCGGCCTGCTGGCTTCCGCCATGTCGCTGATCCTCGGCGTGTCCTTTGGTGCCATCTCCGGCTATCTGGGCGGGCGCATCGACAATGTGATGATGCGGTTTGTCGATATCATCTATTCGCTGCCCTTCATCTTCTTCGTCATATTGATGCTCGTCTTCTTCGGGCGATCCATTTTCATCATCTTCATCGCCATCGGCGCGACGGAATGGCTGGATATGGCGCGCATCGTGCGCGGGCAGACATTGAGCCTCAAACGGCAGGAATTCGTGCAGGCGGCGGAAGCGCTCGGCGCGACACGCAGCGGCGTCATTACCCGCCACATCATCCCGAATGCGCTGGGCCCCGTCATCGTTTTCGTGACGCTGCTGGTGCCCAAGGCTATCCTGCTCGAAAGTCTCCTTTCCTTCCTCGGTCTCGGCGTTCAGGACCCCCTCACCTCTCTGGGGTTGCTGATTTCCGAAGGTGCCCAGAACATGCGCGGCGCCAGCTGGCTATTGATCTGGCCTGCCATCACGCTGACCACAATCCTGTTTGCGCTGAACTTCCTTGGCGACGGCCTGCGCGACAGCCTTGACCCGAAGGATCGCTGA